The genomic segment CAAGGAGAAAATTCACATAGCAATGTTGTTCATCAGGAAAACCACAAGTAGTTGTCAATGATGCTTACATTGAAAATAACTTCATTATTGTACcttaaaatgatatattatacTTATAAGTCAACAAATTACACTTACACAACAATATAAGGGACAACTATATTTGCTTCCCCTGTTCAAAACAATTGGTGACATATGTCTGGATGTCACTAAATTAATTGTCTTCGTTAGTGAGTTGTTGTATTGTTACtgacaccaaacatatacctgaaCACAAAACACTTATTTGATATAAGTAACTAgataaatcatataatataaagaaTGATTCAAAGGCTTACATCATTCATAACTGAATAAGGGTAATATTAAGTTCTTAATGAAAAAGTGACTTGCCCAAAAACTAAATTATGGAAGTGGACCAAGGCCCTATTCACTAAACTACAAAATCGACATCAATGATGTAACATGACCTAAATGAAGGAACAAGTTTTGGTGTCAAATTATACAAACCAATTTCACAAAGTTGAAGAAGACTCCATGTATATAATGCGTCTAAATGCGGAAGTTTGTAATGATGAATGAGAATGTGTTTGGAGAGTGCTTTGGATGTGTGTCTTGATGGAGGTTAGGCCAAACTTCAAGGAAAAGGTCATGAGAAATCAGATGTGGAAGTTTGTAATGATGAATGAGAATGTGTTTGGAGAGTGGTTTGGATGTGTGTCTTGATGGAGGTTATGCCAAACTTCAAGGAAAAGGTCATGAAAAATCAAGAAGACAACTATCCTAGTATACTTAGAAAGAGAGAGTTGCAAAGTTGTCAGAATTCTCTGTATTATTTTCAAGTTGAATTTACAAGAACACTCCTGTTTATAGAAAAAGGGAGTGGAAACAAGtcttaacaaagaaaaaagaaatagataGTAAATTTGAGACAAAAAAAAGCTCTAAATCTTTTTTCAAGAGTGACTAGTACAtgtatctttaaaattaaagaatttaataatcttaattaatttctaatgCATTTTTCAGAATATTTGGTTCCTCAAAAAATGTTTCAAGGGTTGCTTGTGAATCCAATATTACAGTTTTCGATGTCAAATTGATTATTAGAGGCCATCTCCCGATTGGTTCATTACCATATATACTCTATTTATATTACCATATATAATGGAAATTGTATTTTCATAGTACTTGCAATTATATTTTGCAAGATATATTGGCATACATCGTTTCAAAAATGTAATTGTTCATTGTAGTATTCGAACAAGGGTTACCAACGTGAAAGGTAAATGGGTTCTAGGGAAGAGATCATCTTCTATTCCAAATTGAGAACTAAAGCAGATAAATGCACATTAAGTTTTCTAATGAATAAACctgctttattttttattcagtATTCCTCATCTTCAATTTAGAAGTTTTCTACTATAATAAACTTTGTTTAATTCACAACTTCATCTAAAATTCTGTTTGTTCTTTTGTATTgctgaataaaaaaaatcacctgcgttatctttttcatctttttttgtCGTATAATAtgtattgattttatatttaaaaacagtAATAAAAAGAATTCATATCTAATTAACCTGTGCCTCCGCACGCTACTAAGACTTGTATACTAATATATGCATATCGGATTGAAAAAAGTGCAAACTCTTGCAATGCACTAGAGAATAATTtcgatattttttaaactaatatatcaTCACACGAAAGACATTCTTAATGTACATGTCATAAATTAACTCATTACCAGAAGACATCCGTATATATTAAGGtataatgtatttaaaaaaaaacactcaatattttcatgtattttattaaaagacaattttatttatttataatctaGCTAACCCTTAACTTAAAATAACTTCTAAactgattaaaagaaaaagttagatAAAAAATACCATAATATCCTAACgcgtaaaaattaaaaatgaaatataataaactgAAGTCAAGCTTTCAaaacttttaactttttacttatattcaatttcatataatttacCTTCTAAAGAATTTACTTGTTTATCTTTTAAGTTTAACATAATCCTTACTTCAATAACATTAACACGGTTACAAACAATGATTAAAAACATTATAccataaaaatgattaaaaacgGTTACAAATAATACTTTAGGATCAAAACCTATTTTGACGCCTATACTTAACAAAATGATTATTTGTAACAACCACAATAATACTGAAATCATAAATACAACTTCACAAGAAACATTAAAGATTGTTATGATCAAAGTATTTTCATGAATACTAAAACTGATTAAAATTCATGTTtcctatataaaaaaaagtattgtaTTTTGCAACACGTGGATGCCTAAATAGAATGAATTGGGCGAATTTTATCAATCCCTTACTATGTCTCCCAAAACTTCCCAATTTTATTCTCTAAATAGAAGACAACTTTTGAAAATGTTACTTGCTTGAATAAAACCAGACATGTATTCAATCAATTTCAAAACACACATGGactaagataaaaatatatagaaaccatataaatgtttttaagtCTCATTTACATCTATCAAGTACAAAACTTAACATTTTTCACCAAAACATGTATTTTACAAATCACATGTGCAAATCtggtttttaaaaatgattagaaGTGTTAATTCTAAACttctaaaagaataaaactaaactaaatttagaaaacaattattcacaattaatataaacaaaatgacAATATCAAACTCACAATAAGTAACACACtatatctttctattttatttcctaaattttgttctATGTAAAATTTCATAACCATACCAACAAATTATCTTGTGGCCGCAGAGGATCATTCGAAGATACAACCTaacatttctttcattttctctaaAGAGACCATAAGTGAAGATCAGGTCCATGCATTGCAAAAATCTGCACACCACTATATTAAACTACCAAATCACTTGGACCATACAAAATTCAGGAGGTAAGGGCTAATCGGAGTATCGCACTAAACACCTTTTTGCACTCAAAGCATCATTTCTAAATATGAATATACAAAACATAGGCATCATAGCAATCAAAAGATGACACTGATATAAGGTGACTTCAAAACCAGAAGCATGAGTGTACCAAGTTCAATGGATGAGTAAACCAACACAAATTGTATCTCGTGccttaaaaattcataaactttTCCGTTGCATCAACAAACTTCAAGAACTAGAAGTATACTCTGTTTCTGCATGAGCATTCACCAACAGAAGATTATCCTCTCACGCAGAACTAGAACTACACTCCATTCAACTCGTACGGTTGGAGAAACACTACGAATACCAGAGAGATTATGATGTAAAAACCAACATGGCCTATCTTTTACAACGTAAGGTCGGGCTTTTTTTCCTAAACAAGTGAAGTTCACTGAGACAAGAACAGACATAAAGTGACTACTTCTAAAGCTTTCAAGCAGGAAATTCTACACTGAGTATCCGTTTTATATGAGTCTGCACAGTTTATATATCAAACAGTAAACACAACAGCATTTCTAGCACATCTTTCACAAAATAGAACAAGTAAATACCAAGGGCgaataaaaaatcatacataCATTTAATACGTAACTAGTTACGCAGTATAGTTAAACCACAAAATCCCCACTTGCCCATCAATCAAGTCTTGCTTTGCTTCAAGGTactctgaaaaaaaaatgcgGAGCCAGGTATTACTCTGCTCAATTGCATCCTTCACTTGCTCAATATGTCAATTTTCTCCTAAGTCATCCACGCATGCAACCATGTTGCACtgataaaaaaacatcaaaGCCCTTGtgaattaaatctaaaaatCAATCAGTAATACAAATTATGACAGGAATGCCTTTTATAATAGAAGGAACACACACATAAAGAAAACTGCAAGCCATCCCATATAACATAAATCAAGAAGCAATTGCTAGCACTAATTAAATGACAACCctgaaaaaaaatagagaacaGCAAGAAAATTTGAGATTGAGAACAGTAAAAATGGCATTTGAGAGAAAAGTAACTAAGCGTGTACAGTACGGTTCCTAAAGTGAAAATGGCATGGAACATGATCACACTCTTCCTTCTCTTCTATTCCGCACATTAATTGCAAACATAAACACAAAAACTTAACATACTGACACAGTATTCAAGTATCGACACATCTCTAACAGTAGATGTAGCAACTATCAAGTAGGAACAAAGTGATTAAGAACCTCAAATGTAGTCAGTGAATTTGTTTCAAAGCTCAAATTCTTCGTCCCTGAGGGCAATCTCCGCGGCctcttcttcctcctcatcGAGGACAAAGTATTCATTCCTCTCCACAGGCCTAAACATGTAGAACATGACCACATAAAAGGCGAGGCTAGCAGTCTCCTCGGCGAGATTGCTCACCCACTGGTACTTGTACGCCGCAATGGTTTTAAGTGCAAAGACAACAATGCGCGTGAAGTACAAGTAGCCAATGACAACGATGTAGAATTGTCTGAAGAGGGTTAACTTGGCCAGGTTCCTGGCGGCTTTTCCGTCGGTTTTGGAAGTTTCCCTGAGAGACCTAATGGACCAGACAATAGGGAAGATTATGGCGCAGCAGCAGACGATGTCGACGAGCAAGAAGACCTGGTTCCAAGTAACCCAGTCCTTGATGAAGGGGCCGGTTTCACCGATGACTACGGAGGCGACGTTCGCGAGGAGCTGGAGGGGGATGACGATCATAAGGACCTTTTTCTCGCGCTCCTGGAGGAAGGGTTTGAGGAAGGACCAGCCAGTGCCGACGAGGACGATGACGGTGAAAAGGAGGACGACGCGAATGAACTGGAAGATGTAGAAGAGGACGTCCCAGCCGTGGGGTGTGCCGGTGATTTTGACGTAGTGCTTGTCCTCGGCGGCGCAGAGCAGGTTGAGGGCCTTCATGAGGAGAAGGGCACCCATGAGGAGGTGGATCCGGTGAAGGGAGCGGCGGTTGGAGTGGCAGAGGTAGAGCCAGAGGGCGAGGAAGGCGAAGTAGGCAACGGAGAATAGGAAGAAAAGGGAGGGAAGCTGGGTCTGGCCGGCGGAGAGGTAGTCCCGGGAGTTGTCGGGGTCGAGGTTGTAGAGCTCCGTGTGGACCGCCATGGAGACGGAGGTTTCCGGCGCGCAATTGGCAAAGAAGAGACTGTATTCATTGGCGATTGTAACGGGGAAGATGCGGTTGACAGAGGCGGCGGGTGGGGGAGAAAGTTCCCGGAAGGTGAGGAGGCCCTTGATGTAGCGCGAGTCCAGGACGCAGAACCTGGGGTTTTGCTGGATCTCGATTAGGACTTGGAGAAGAGACTCTTCGCTCAGGAGGAAGAACCCTAACCGGGAAGGGTCCGGTTGCGACCCCGACGACGCCACAACGGACACAGAGGAGACCGCGATCGACACGTGGCCAGTGTGCGTGAACCCGAATTTTTCCAAGAGGATCATGGGGCGGGTGTCGGAGGTTATGGTGAGGGTTTTTATCTCCGCCGTGGAAGGGGGCACCAGAAGGAGGAGCAGGAAGGCGGCGACGGCGGTCGCTAAGGTAGTTTTCCCCATTTTTGACCGGTTAGGTTTTGAGCGCTGGAAATTGTAAATGGGAAATTAGGGAAAGAAGATGACCTGAAGATCGAAGTAAACGAGTCTTCCTTTGGGTTTTTGGCGTATGGTTGAAGGCAAATACGGTCGCAGTGTCGATGATTGCAATGTGGACAAACAATGTCGCGTTTGCAAACGACGTCGTGAGAAATGAGTCCTCACTCAATCCGAATAGACCAACCAATTTGGATATTCCCAAAAAGTGGCAATTTTTACATTGGGCTATTATAGCCCAACTTGTTCACTGACCcaaatttattactatttatacCTCTTTTAaggtctttttctttttcttttaaggtACAACTCCGTCTTTCACATCTTATTTTCGTGTTCGTTGGTGATTTGTTTTTCGATTTGGGATAGGGTGGTGGTTCTGGTATGGCTGGTTCGAAATTTGATCATGCAAGTTTTTGGAATGTTGGAATTAGGGATGacacgggtatccgcgggtaaaATTCGTAGCGGTAATAActatccgcggatatttactatccgcgggtaacgggtagtgggtattttaatacccgcttctaaacgggttgggtacgggtagtatactactCGTCCCGCGAGTACCCGCTACCcgcgaaaaattaaaaaaaaataatttatatattttttaattaaattaattaaaaataaaataaaattatattttattaggttaaatttaattaaaattaaattttaatttatattatattatattatattatatatatatatatatatatatatatatatatatatattttttgtaattttatttaaattttattttaaatatgtattaaatatttcttttttattttttgcgggtatccgcggattttaaaatacccgcggatattttttaaacgggtatCCGACGAGTAGCGGGTCGGGTAGCGGGTACAATTTTATCTGGCGGGTCGGGTTACGGGTAGGCACTAcccgtgcccgacccgacccgttgtcatccctagttGGAATGGACATTATggatttagaaatatttttcaaaatctacACTTTAGAATATAATTTCGAAAATTacattttgtaatatatatcaAGATTTGGAAATACGTTTTAGAATGCATTTTTAATAATGTAGTTTTTGGATTGCATTCCAGAATGTGCATACAAGAAAGTATGTCCAAATCCATACATTCTAGAACgtgtatttcaaaattatattatatattttgaaagatatttttgtcCAGAAATATGTTCTGAAATGCATATTTGAGAatgtatattttgtaaattttaaaacacatgGAACATATATGTGATATATGATGTATATGTAATGTCattaatatattgttaataTTGTTATTGATATTATACCAAGTTATGGCTAGGACGAGAGGTGGCCTATAAAAAGGATCCTCACATCTTGTAAATTCAACTTTAGTTTAGTAATGAAATATTGTTGAAATTATGTTATTCACTTGACTTAAGTACTCTCTTTATATTAGTCTTCTTCTTCTAGATTATTCTAAGCTTCCTTCCACAGAAATTGGTTTTACCTCTTCTAGAAAAAACACTCGTTGAACCATACCTCGCCATTTCTAAGTTTTTGCATCAACATTCATCCATTGAAATTCCATTCTACACGCATGTCTTCTAGGCATTAGGATGAAGACCATCAAACTCTTAATTGTTCAAACAATTACAATTAAGATTCTTTTTTGACCGAATGTATTTAAAATtctacaattttcttttagcttTCTAGTTAAgcaaataaatgttttaaattgaattaactAATTCGACATTAATCAATTTATCTTAGTTTCTTACTTGgtcaaaataatgaaaatgtgaaACTAGTACACTACATTCGTTCTAGAGtatatgaatgcaatgcaaaaTATACTTCATAAGTTCAAATGGATGCCTATGAAGTACAACTTAATCACTTAAATAAAAGGTTAACAATTCtaactaaagaaataaaattaaaatcatccTATGAATAATTAGActttaaaaagaagaaagaaaaatatgctctgtttaatgaaataaaaaatatgtttattgcATAAAGACTCCAAATCAATCATGAAATTACAAGAGTATCAACCAAGACATTATTTTACTTAGAACCAACTACTGCATGTGCAAAGCCTGAGTCCAAAAGCGGTAGATGATGTCCTTTTTGTTAGAATTAGACAAAACAAACCCTATTAGATGAATaactttaattagtttttatgatAACAAATATTATTGCTATCAAAACGATACA from the Vigna angularis cultivar LongXiaoDou No.4 chromosome 3, ASM1680809v1, whole genome shotgun sequence genome contains:
- the LOC108326472 gene encoding protein CANDIDATE G-PROTEIN COUPLED RECEPTOR 7; its protein translation is MGKTTLATAVAAFLLLLLVPPSTAEIKTLTITSDTRPMILLEKFGFTHTGHVSIAVSSVSVVASSGSQPDPSRLGFFLLSEESLLQVLIEIQQNPRFCVLDSRYIKGLLTFRELSPPPAASVNRIFPVTIANEYSLFFANCAPETSVSMAVHTELYNLDPDNSRDYLSAGQTQLPSLFFLFSVAYFAFLALWLYLCHSNRRSLHRIHLLMGALLLMKALNLLCAAEDKHYVKITGTPHGWDVLFYIFQFIRVVLLFTVIVLVGTGWSFLKPFLQEREKKVLMIVIPLQLLANVASVVIGETGPFIKDWVTWNQVFLLVDIVCCCAIIFPIVWSIRSLRETSKTDGKAARNLAKLTLFRQFYIVVIGYLYFTRIVVFALKTIAAYKYQWVSNLAEETASLAFYVVMFYMFRPVERNEYFVLDEEEEEAAEIALRDEEFEL